The following coding sequences lie in one Capsicum annuum cultivar UCD-10X-F1 chromosome 5, UCD10Xv1.1, whole genome shotgun sequence genomic window:
- the LOC107871933 gene encoding LOW QUALITY PROTEIN: cathepsin B-like protease 2 (The sequence of the model RefSeq protein was modified relative to this genomic sequence to represent the inferred CDS: substituted 2 bases at 2 genomic stop codons) codes for MGIDTNGILQRIQQHFFLQTNSSLGSVRTDCTRVQRVIYRSLRLFEITLEMRAVFDVVAQKPISKAKGESAILQESIIKEVNENPKAGWKAAFTLRFSNFTVSQFKLLLGVKPPREGDLEGIHVLTYPKFKELPKEFDARKAXPXCSTIGRILHQGHCSFCWAFGAVESLSDLLCIHYGLNISLSVNNVLVCTGFLCGKGCNGRYPISAWQYFVRKGVVTEKIFCRSALTLTSANLSGQPISIDIKHFENLWEHCTSVYDGGILPARRAGSTVLDLTKLGKYKILRPGR; via the exons ATGGGAATAGACACAAACGGCATTCTTCAGCGGATTCAGCAGCACTTCTTCCTCCAAACAAATTCATCTTTAG GTTCAGTGAGAACTGATTGTACACGGGTCCAACGTGTAATCTATAGGTCTTTACGTTTGTTTGAAATAACATTAGAAATGAGAGCAGTTTTTGAT GTTGTTGCACAGAAGCCAATATCTAAAGCTAAAGGTGAATCTGCGATCCTTCAG GAATCAATCATCAAAGAGGTTAATGAAAATCCCAAAGCTGGATGGAAAGCTGCATTCACTCTTCGATTCTCAAATTTCACA GTTTCCCAATTTAAGCTCCTACTCGGAGTTAAGCCCCCAAGAGAAGGTGATTTGGAGGGAATTCATGTTCTAACTTATCCAAAGTTTAAGGAGTTGCCAAAAGAGTTTGATGCGCGAAAGGCTTAGCCTTAATGCAGCACAATTGGAAGAATTCTTCA TCAGGGACATTGCAGTTTTTGTTGGGCTTTTGGTGCTGTTGAATCGCTTTCTGATCTTTTATGTATTCACTATGGTTTG AATATATCTCTATCTGTAAATAATGTATTAGTGTGTACTGGCTTTTTATGTGGGAAAGGCTGTAATGGCAGATATCCCATAAGTGCATGGCAATACTTTGTCCGCAAGGGTGTGGTCACagaaaag ATATTCTGCAG GAGTGCCCTTACACTTACTAGCGCAAACCTCAGCGGACAACCCATTAGTATAGACATCAAACATTTTGAGAACCTTTGGGAGCACTGTACATCTGTCTATGATGGTGGAATTCTCCCTGCTAGGCGAGCTGGATCGACAGTGTTGGATCTTACTAAGCTGGGGAAGTATAAGATTTTAAGACCTGGGAGGTAA